The following proteins come from a genomic window of Oenanthe melanoleuca isolate GR-GAL-2019-014 unplaced genomic scaffold, OMel1.0 S327, whole genome shotgun sequence:
- the RPL23 gene encoding 60S ribosomal protein L23 produces MSKRGRGGSSGAKFRISLGLPVGAVINCADNTGAKNLYIISVKGIKGRLNRLPAAGVGDMVMATVKKGKPELRKKVHPAVVIRQRKSYRRKDGVFLYFEDNAGVIVNNKGEMKGSAITGPVAKECADLWPRIASNAGSIA; encoded by the exons ATGTCGAAGCGAG GACGCGGAGGTTCGTCCGGGGCCAAGTTCCGCATCTCCCTGGGTCTCCCGGTGGGGGCTGTGATCAACTGCGCCGATAACACGG GAGCCAAGAATCTCTACATCATCTCGGTGAAGGGCATCAAGGGCCGGCTGAACCGGCTGCCGGCGGCCGGCGTGGGCGACATGGTGATGGCCACGGTGAAGAAGGGCAAGCCGGAGCTGAGGAAGAAGG tgCACCCAGCAGTGGTGATCAGGCAGCGGAAATCCTACAGGAGAAAAGATGGAGTGTTCCTGTACTTCGAGGACAACGCTGGAGTGATTGTGAATAACAAAGGGGAAATGAAAG GCTCAGCCATCACCGGCCCCGTGGCCAAGGAATGTGCAGATCTGTGGCCCAGGATCGCCTCCAACGCCGGCAGCATCGCCTGa